In the Manis javanica isolate MJ-LG chromosome 12, MJ_LKY, whole genome shotgun sequence genome, GCCTGCAGGAAAGGGAGAGGCcctagaaatacagaaaactgaCACCAGCATGGAGTCAATACCTCAACTCCCTGTGGGCAGATTTCTCCTCATgctatagatggggaaactgaggctcagagagattaaggaaTAACAGAGCCCAGTATCTCTGTTGACACTGGGAGGGCCCAAAGCCACAAGTCAACCCCCAGAGTCATCCGCCCCACTGCGGGTGGAGGGAGAGCGGGTGGCCGGTTGCCCCACGGGGTGACTGCTTTCCTAGGCAGACCCCTGAGAATACCCTTCGGGCCTCTGCCAGCCCTTGGCCTACTCGGCCGCCAGAGGGCGTCATTATCATTGGCTTCCCGGCGCTGCTCTGGCCCCCGTTTCGCTACCCGCGCGCCTGCCGCCCACGATAGCGGGGAGATGCAGAGTTAGGAAACAGCCTCCGCCGCGCAGagatggggctggggctgggctgcgAGGGCGCCGGTACCTGCGTGTAGACCCTGCTCGCGGGCGGGGTGCCTGGGAGGCTCCCGGAGCGACGCAGCGGGGCCAGCCAGGACCGGGGCCAGGCGTCGCATCCCAGGACTCCGGCCGAGCAGCTCCTGGGCGCCCCGCAGCAGGCCCAGCAGGGTGTGAGCCAGAGAGCGCAGCTCTGCGGTAGGACAGGGTCGGAGCGGCGGTCAGATGTGGGTCAGAACCccggcccaccccacccccggcccGGCACCCTAACAGGACTGACGGCATCGCCGCCGGCGCTGCTGGCACTGCTGGTGCGCCAAGCGCTCACAGGGTCCCATGGGCCTCGGGCACAGGCGGACGTAGAAGGCACAGGGCGGGGTGGCATCGGCCAGCAGCTCCTCCGGCGGGTCCCAGGCCAGAAGCTCCCTGCAGCTGGGCTCGCGGCTGGAGGGGGCCGCTGCGGGGAACGGCAGGGGCCAACTTAGTCCCTGCTCTGAGCTCTGGCTCCCACCTTTCTGCCCCGGGGGAGACTGGTTTTACTGACACAGTAGGGGGCTAGGGTTGGGCCGGCTGGAGACGGGTTCGTCCCCTGGCTGTTAGCGAGACACTCTAGGCTGGGGGTGTTGGAGGAAATAGGAACCGTAGGCTCACCGCTCATCTGCTCCTGGAGCCAGTCCTTGAACACGGCCACACGGGTGTAGACCCCGGGCTTCCCTGGTTCCCCGCATCCGTCCCCCCAGGAGGTGACGCCGTACAGGACCTCCCTGGGGCGGGGGCCCGGCTCAGAACAGGTCAGGGGGCCTCCAGAGTCACCCTGCGGGGACCCGAGCCAAAAAAAAAGGGCACTGCAGTGACCTTTCCCCTCCCGTGCGGGCCTTACACCTGGCAGGGTAGGGCAGCTCAGAGCTCTCCTGGGGCTACCACTCATCCCCATTTTAGCAGTGAGGACATAGAGGCTTCGAGAAGTTGAGTGACAACCTGACTGTAGGAGGAAAGAGACTGTCCTGTCCCTGGAAAGCGGCCCATCCAACGCTCGCCGATCAACTGAGGCTCATACCTGGCATGAGTCGATGCCCCCAGCCAGGTAGCCGGCACAGAGCATACTGCTGGGGtgcagcccagggcccagggcccttCTGCAGGTGTCGGTGCTGAGCAGGGGCACGCGGGCCTCCCTCACCACCTCAGCCTCAGGCCCGTCTACAGGAGAGCAGTGGGGGGGCTCTCAGGCCTGAGGGCAGGGTCCGCCTTCCCACTCCTCTTTGACTCCTCTCCCTGCTCAAGATGGGTCGGCATTTTACTACCGCAGCTGGGCCTAGGCCGGATTGTTTACACCCAGCCCTTCGACCTtcctcaccccagcccctcccggtACTTCCCGTTCCAGGGGCGCTCACCCCCTACGCCCTGCCCCATACCTTCGAAGAGGGCCCCCCAGCCCGCAATGGAGCAGGCGGTGCCTGCCGGGGGctcccggggcccctggggcagaCACACGGGGCGTGCTGCCCCTGTCGGCTTCACCGGCGTCCACAGCTGCACCAGGGCCAGGTCGTTGTGGAAGGTCCGGGGGTCAAACTGGGAAGAGGGTGGCGCGCAGTGTCAGGCTTAGGGTGGGGATGCTGCTCCCAACTCTGAGGGCCTGGGGGCTGTCCTCTTACTTTGGGATGGGGCAAGATGCGGTTCACTGGCACCTCCTCCGCTTGCTTCCCCTGGGGCCCCTCGGCCAGTGTCACCGTCCACAGAAGCTCGTTCTGGGCGCTGCAGGGCGAGCAGCCAATGATAGGCAAGGCAAGGATGCAGCGAGGTCTTTTGGAAACTCTGCCCTCCGCCTACGGGCACCACCCAGCGAGACAGCACGCCGGGCTGTTTCTTCCTGGGGGCCGGGAGGGCGGGCCGTGGAGAAGCCACTGCTCCGAGTGGGCCGAATGCAGACAGGGTAGACAGGCCCTCCGTGGGCAGCCTGAGGCCAGGGAGCCCGGGAGGGCGGCAGTCGCCGCCAGGGGGCAGCAGAGACCGGCCTCGCGCGGGTCGTCCTCCCAACCACCCGGGAAAAGTTGGACCCCGCGTTGCGGATGGGCGGGCCGGTCCTGGGCCGACATACCCTGCGAAGCAGTGCGCCGCGGTGAGAACCCAGGACGCTGCCACCAGGACGCCGCCACACAAAGGCTGCCCGCCGAGTTGCAGCCTCACCAGCCAGGGCCACGCGCCCAGCGGTGCGGGGCTGCCCCCCACGATGCGGCCATGGGCCCGCGTCACGTTGACTGTGTCGGGGCGTCTCTCACCACACGGCCCCAGAAAAGGGGAATCTGAGTCACAAGGGACAAGTCCTGGCCATCCTCACCATCGACACGCCTCCAGGATCCACCCTGCTTTCAGTCCCGCCCCCTTCCGCCTTTCAGCCTCACCTGGCTCAGATGGATCCTGGAGGGGGGCTTGAGGCTTGGGACGCCCAGGTCCTGCTGAGAAACAGACCTTTGTGCCCTACTGCCACCCTCTCCCGTTTCCCCTACTCGAAGCTGGGCCTGAGCCCTGTTTCTGCGCTATCATCTCCTACCCCTGTGCCTTCTACCCCGCCGCcgctgcccccagcccctcatGGAGGCAGCCAGGGCCTGCTCTGGCAGCCACAAACTTCTCCCCGTTCACCAGTGAGCCCAGACCGTTCCTGCCCTCCCAcatgcctttgcacatgctgtgccCCTAGCCTGGCGGGCCCTTTCCACTTGGAGAGACCTTCATGAGTGTTGTCTTGGCTGCAGATCCATAGTCTCTGTCCCCAAGAGGGAGTCAAGTCTGAAGGCTGAggggaggctgggcaggagaACCGCCTGAGCTTAGTAGGTGCAGGCTCACCAGGGCATGGGGGTGTGTGGTCGGCACAGCCTCGGCACTCATTCAGTGTGTGCTGAATCTCCATCGCCACGCGATTTACCATCCACTGAGCGCTCCTCTGGGCAGCCTGTAATGCTTTCGTGCCCTGGGCTGACAGAGCTGCTAGGACATGGGGCACAAGTCACATCTGGCTGCTGAAGAGCCTCAGGCTTGTTCTCAGTGCCCAGCCCTGAGCCCTTGGGAGACCCACGGTGAAGCAGGCTGGGCTCACCAGTGAGGAGGAGAGAGACCTCCCGGGCTGCAGAGTCAGAGCAGATGCTCCCAGATTCTCAGCCCAACGTATCTGTCATTCAACTGAGCTGGGCTGGAATCTTTGAAAAGGGCCTTTCCTTAAAAACCTCAAAGGAAGACTGGTGCCCCAAAGGGACAGTCATCACATCACCAGGCTTATTGACGCAGCATAGCTGTGGtcgtgttgccctccttggggcCCAGTGCTGTCCTGGGCCCCTTCCTCCTGCTAAGCTGGGAACCTTCCCCAGAGCACACCCATGGCACTGCTGGCCAGTCCCCCTCCCTTTCCATCCTCggcctccccttcctctcccccagtccctggctcCTTCTCCCAGCAGGGTGAGCAGAGGGGCAAAGGTCCTTGTGAGTGGGGACGGCAAGTTTGCATTCCCCTGCCTGGGACGCGCGTCTCTGtgctcctcctccccccaggcagctCCCTTCCAGCCCGGGCTCACCTCGCAGAGTGCTGGGGGGCAGGCGCATGTACAGCGGGTGCCCGTGGGCAGACCAGTCTGGGAGGGGCAGCATCAGGGCCAGCAGCACGGCCAGCAGCATGGCGACCAGGAGCCGGAGGCCCTGTCCTCTTTCTCCCTCGGGGCCCAGCCTCCAGGAGTGTGTCCTTTGGCATGTGCCTCCCG is a window encoding:
- the PRSS56 gene encoding serine protease 56 isoform X1, which encodes MLLAVLLALMLPLPDWSAHGHPLYMRLPPSTLRALSAQGTKALQAAQRSAQWMVNRVAMEIQHTLNECRGCADHTPPCPAGPGRPKPQAPLQDPSEPDSPFLGPCGERRPDTVNVTRAHGRIVGGSPAPLGAWPWLVRLQLGGQPLCGGVLVAASWVLTAAHCFAGAQNELLWTVTLAEGPQGKQAEEVPVNRILPHPKFDPRTFHNDLALVQLWTPVKPTGAARPVCLPQGPREPPAGTACSIAGWGALFEDGPEAEVVREARVPLLSTDTCRRALGPGLHPSSMLCAGYLAGGIDSCQGDSGGPLTCSEPGPRPREVLYGVTSWGDGCGEPGKPGVYTRVAVFKDWLQEQMSAAPSSREPSCRELLAWDPPEELLADATPPCAFYVRLCPRPMGPCERLAHQQCQQRRRRCQLRSLAHTLLGLLRGAQELLGRSPGMRRLAPVLAGPAASLREPPRHPAREQGLHAGCPGLKPLQQKLATLQGTHAWILQVPSERLAVDFQEVLAELGSKTLTGLFRAWVWACLGGRRVVFSGLVGLEPATLSRSLPRLLVQALQAFRSAALGEAETKGPQMGARQSRELGRKGHHPLSPQLPPARQP
- the PRSS56 gene encoding serine protease 56 isoform X2 — encoded protein: MLLAVLLALMLPLPDWSAHGHPLYMRLPPSTLRALSAQGTKALQAAQRSAQWMVNRVAMEIQHTLNECRGCADHTPPCPGPGRPKPQAPLQDPSEPDSPFLGPCGERRPDTVNVTRAHGRIVGGSPAPLGAWPWLVRLQLGGQPLCGGVLVAASWVLTAAHCFAGAQNELLWTVTLAEGPQGKQAEEVPVNRILPHPKFDPRTFHNDLALVQLWTPVKPTGAARPVCLPQGPREPPAGTACSIAGWGALFEDGPEAEVVREARVPLLSTDTCRRALGPGLHPSSMLCAGYLAGGIDSCQGDSGGPLTCSEPGPRPREVLYGVTSWGDGCGEPGKPGVYTRVAVFKDWLQEQMSAAPSSREPSCRELLAWDPPEELLADATPPCAFYVRLCPRPMGPCERLAHQQCQQRRRRCQLRSLAHTLLGLLRGAQELLGRSPGMRRLAPVLAGPAASLREPPRHPAREQGLHAGCPGLKPLQQKLATLQGTHAWILQVPSERLAVDFQEVLAELGSKTLTGLFRAWVWACLGGRRVVFSGLVGLEPATLSRSLPRLLVQALQAFRSAALGEAETKGPQMGARQSRELGRKGHHPLSPQLPPARQP